A region from the Palaemon carinicauda isolate YSFRI2023 chromosome 9, ASM3689809v2, whole genome shotgun sequence genome encodes:
- the LOC137646530 gene encoding uncharacterized protein codes for MVNYFRHFIPNIVSISGPLSDVLKGKPKSLPWNAELQSAFKKTKVASAKATMLAFVTPGAPLQLTTDASNTACGATLEQVVNGALHPIAFLRKNSTVPSKIIVFSTESSFQSKNWKKNPVADALSRIEINAVHLVIHYEDLTHEQQLDPETPAYQTAITALKWEDVPLRTTANIISSKFIWHGMKRDITRWARSGINCQTSKISRHTTSEIGNFKQPMRRFGHVHIDIVDPLRPSGGDRFLLTAIARSTRWIEAIPMQDSSTPSCVHTLLLSWISRFGVPDDITADITAS; via the exons ATGGTTAATTATTTCAGGCATTTTATCCCTAATATTGTAAGTATCTCAGGGCCACTGTCCGATGTCCTAAAGGGTAAACCAAAATCGTTGCCCTGGAATGCAGAGCTGCAGTCAGCATTCAAAAAGACGAAGGTAGCCTCCGCCAAAGCTACAATGTTGGCCTTTGTCACCCCAGGAGCACCCCTGCAGCTGACCACCGACGCCAGCAACACAGCCTGCGGAGCCACCTTAGAACAAGTGGTCAATGGCGCCCTGCATCCTATAGCCTTCTTACGAAAAAATTCGACGGTGCCGAGCAAAATTATAGTATTTTCGACCGAGAGCTCCTTCCAGTCTAAAAATTG GAAGAAGAATCCGGTGgccgacgccctctccaggataGAAATAAACGCCGTCCACCTCGTCATTCACTACGAGGACCTGACACATGAGCAACAACTCGACCCAGAAACTCCAGCCTACCAGACAGCCATCACGGCTTTAAAATGGGAAGACGTCCCGTTAAG AACAACGGCAAACATCATATCCAGCAAATTCATCTGGCATGGGATGAAGAGGGATATTACCCGGTGGGCTCGCAGCGGCATCAACTGCCAAACAAGCAAAATTTCCCGACACACAACATCAGAAATCGGGAACTTCAAGCAACCCATGAGACGTTTCGGCCATGTGCATATCGACATCGTTGACCCCCTTCGCCCTTCCGGCGGGGACCGCTTCCTGTTGACAGCCATCGCCAGGTCCACCAGGTGGATCGAAGCAATCCCCATGCAAGATTCATCAACACCCTCCTGTGTCCATACCCTCCTTTTAAGTTGGATCAGCAGGTTCGGCGTTCCAGATGACATTACAGCCGACATTACAGCATCCTGA